One part of the Candidatus Dormiibacterota bacterium genome encodes these proteins:
- a CDS encoding cytochrome b/b6 domain-containing protein: MDEPRPRLVERFTRAERTLHWTYALLFLILLLSGLGLYLGPGDNPVLDRRELMRSIHLDAAVALCGLFLLVAAGSPGTLRRLWRDVEWFDRDDARWLLRVWLPARLRRRPLPPQGRFNAGQKLNTVLTAAATVGLTLTGTLMFGGGHLPTSLSESADTWHLLLMKAMYPLVVGHLVIALLLPSTRGALRGIVTGRVRLDFARRRHARWADPVESSDREAT, from the coding sequence GTGGATGAGCCGCGCCCGCGGCTGGTGGAACGGTTCACCAGAGCGGAGCGCACCCTGCACTGGACCTATGCGCTCCTCTTCCTGATCCTGCTGCTCAGCGGCCTCGGGCTCTACCTCGGTCCCGGCGACAACCCGGTGCTCGACCGCCGCGAGCTGATGCGCAGCATCCACCTCGACGCCGCGGTCGCGCTCTGCGGGCTCTTCCTGCTGGTCGCCGCCGGCAGCCCGGGCACGCTGCGACGGCTGTGGCGCGACGTCGAGTGGTTCGACCGCGACGACGCCCGCTGGCTGCTGCGGGTGTGGCTGCCGGCGCGACTGCGCCGCCGCCCGCTGCCGCCGCAGGGTCGCTTCAACGCGGGGCAGAAGCTCAACACCGTGCTCACCGCCGCCGCCACCGTCGGGCTGACCCTCACCGGGACGCTGATGTTCGGCGGTGGCCACCTGCCCACCAGCCTCAGCGAGTCCGCGGACACCTGGCACCTGCTGCTGATGAAGGCGATGTACCCGCTGGTGGTCGGCCACCTGGTGATCGCCCTGCTGCTGCCCTCGACCCGCGGCGCCCTCCGCGGCATCGTCACCGGGCGGGTGCGCCTCGACTTCGCGCGCCGCCGTCACGCCCGCTGGGCGGACCCGGTGGAGAGCTCGGACCGCGAGGCGACCTGA
- a CDS encoding response regulator yields the protein MAHEDPIPAAAAADAVPVPVEVVPEGTGRIRPDQAIGPRTAFVVDASASMQLISTTLLRIAGFTVECFGAPAAAVQRSIDNCPDLMVVEPRSPGIDALATMRVLHELHRKRRPVVVWCTTVVPDADQVEEGSRLGLRGVIIKPFRLEALTSLVLRVCRDEDRERRLRRRGVPTEQLAARNLDARATRLWAEAEAEADLAAGAPRPLSMVRVWAPGAEIGAAVRGALRSTDTVGRAPDGSLVVLLPDVDAAGAAAVATRLARAVAGVAAGALVLPVTRRPEEAPIELLDRPLPEATPQAG from the coding sequence TTGGCGCACGAGGACCCGATTCCGGCCGCGGCCGCGGCGGACGCCGTGCCCGTTCCCGTCGAGGTCGTCCCCGAGGGCACCGGGCGGATCCGGCCCGACCAGGCGATCGGCCCCCGCACCGCCTTCGTGGTCGACGCCTCGGCGAGCATGCAGCTGATCTCCACCACCCTCCTGCGCATCGCCGGCTTCACCGTCGAGTGCTTCGGCGCTCCCGCCGCGGCGGTGCAGCGCTCCATCGACAACTGCCCCGACCTGATGGTGGTGGAGCCGCGCAGCCCCGGCATCGACGCCCTCGCGACCATGCGCGTGCTCCACGAGCTGCACCGCAAGCGCAGGCCGGTGGTGGTCTGGTGCACCACCGTCGTCCCCGACGCCGACCAGGTGGAGGAGGGCTCGCGGCTGGGGCTGCGCGGGGTGATCATCAAGCCCTTCCGGCTGGAGGCGCTCACCTCGCTGGTGCTGCGCGTCTGCCGCGACGAGGATCGCGAGCGACGGCTCCGACGGCGCGGGGTCCCCACCGAGCAGCTGGCGGCGCGCAACCTCGACGCCCGGGCGACGCGGCTGTGGGCGGAGGCGGAGGCCGAGGCCGACCTCGCCGCCGGCGCACCGCGTCCGCTCTCGATGGTACGGGTGTGGGCACCCGGCGCCGAGATCGGCGCCGCGGTGCGGGGTGCGCTCCGCTCCACCGACACGGTGGGACGCGCCCCCGACGGCAGCCTGGTCGTCCTCCTCCCCGACGTCGACGCCGCCGGAGCCGCCGCGGTGGCGACCCGCCTGGCCCGGGCGGTCGCTGGGGTCGCGGCGGGGGCGCTGGTGCTCCCGGTCACGCGCCGTCCCGAGGAGGCACCGATCGAGCTGCTCGATCGCCCGCTTCCGGAGGCCACCCCCCAGGCCGGCTGA
- a CDS encoding Clp protease N-terminal domain-containing protein yields MQRFERLSTEAKRALKLAYDEAERGGARHLGTEHLLLGVLGVDASLGATALAGLGLDAAAVRAGVEAAPSPPPPRYQTIGGAVPTTRLKRAIEMAFEEAVRTHLTVVTTGTMLVGLLLEPDGLAAHLLRDRGVTVGEVRDALTWLAEAGAAETGD; encoded by the coding sequence GTGCAGAGGTTCGAGCGGCTCTCCACCGAGGCCAAGCGCGCGCTGAAGCTCGCCTACGACGAGGCCGAGCGCGGCGGCGCCCGCCACCTCGGAACCGAGCACCTGCTGCTCGGGGTGCTCGGCGTCGACGCCTCCCTGGGCGCCACCGCCCTCGCCGGGCTGGGGCTCGACGCCGCCGCCGTCCGCGCCGGCGTCGAGGCGGCCCCGTCCCCGCCCCCGCCGCGCTACCAGACCATCGGGGGGGCGGTGCCCACCACCCGGCTGAAGCGGGCGATCGAGATGGCCTTCGAGGAGGCGGTGCGCACCCACCTCACCGTGGTCACCACCGGCACCATGCTGGTCGGCCTCCTGCTCGAGCCCGACGGCCTCGCCGCCCACCTCCTGCGCGACCGCGGGGTGACCGTCGGGGAGGTCCGCGACGCGCTGACCTGGCTGGCCGAGGCGGGGGCCGCCGAGACCGGCGACTGA
- a CDS encoding TldD/PmbA family protein, whose amino-acid sequence MDDVAERALDEAAVAGASYADCRVVVRTVQTVEVKNGRVARVALHDDEGVGVRVIVGGAWGFAGLDRVDARGAEDAVRRAVRIARAGARLRSAPVRLAPLPPATGEYRTAVAVDPFAVSLERKIEVLLAADAAMARVPRVTVRDSSLEFVREHRLFASSEGARLEQTIVESGGGMDATATSDDEVQTRSHPNSFGRHQLCAGWEAIEEMALPDHAERIAGEAAALLTADPCPAGRMTLILDGTQAALQVHESCGHPTELDRVLGDEAAFAGTSFLMPELLGSFRYGSEAVTIVADATSPRGLGTFGWDDEGVPAERTVLVDRGLFTGYMSSRETAALFDRESSGTMRADGWSRLPLIRMTNINLEPGGSSLEEMIATTEHGVYLETNRSWSIDDRRLNFQFGCQNGWEIRDGRRVRLVRNPLYSGTTPEFWRSCDAVAGPDEWRMWGVVNCGKGEPIQVMHVGHGAAPCRFRDVRVGPA is encoded by the coding sequence ATGGACGATGTCGCCGAGCGGGCCCTCGACGAGGCGGCGGTCGCCGGCGCCTCGTACGCCGATTGCCGGGTGGTGGTGCGCACCGTCCAGACCGTCGAGGTCAAGAACGGCCGGGTGGCGCGGGTCGCCCTCCACGACGACGAGGGCGTGGGGGTGCGGGTCATCGTCGGCGGCGCCTGGGGCTTCGCCGGCCTCGACCGCGTCGATGCCCGCGGCGCCGAGGACGCGGTGCGCCGGGCGGTCCGCATCGCCCGCGCGGGCGCCCGGCTGCGCAGCGCCCCGGTGCGGCTGGCTCCGCTCCCCCCGGCGACCGGCGAGTACCGCACCGCGGTGGCCGTCGACCCCTTCGCGGTCTCGCTCGAGCGCAAGATCGAGGTGCTCCTGGCCGCCGACGCGGCGATGGCCCGGGTGCCGCGGGTGACGGTGCGCGACAGCTCGCTCGAGTTCGTCCGCGAGCACCGGCTCTTCGCCAGCAGCGAGGGGGCCCGGCTGGAGCAGACCATCGTCGAGTCCGGCGGGGGCATGGACGCCACCGCGACCAGCGACGACGAGGTGCAGACCCGCAGCCACCCCAACAGCTTCGGCCGCCACCAGCTCTGCGCCGGCTGGGAGGCGATCGAGGAGATGGCCCTCCCCGACCACGCCGAGCGGATCGCCGGCGAGGCGGCGGCGCTGCTCACCGCCGACCCCTGCCCGGCGGGGCGGATGACCCTCATCCTCGACGGCACCCAGGCCGCCCTGCAGGTGCACGAGTCCTGCGGCCACCCCACCGAGCTCGACCGGGTGCTCGGCGACGAGGCGGCCTTCGCCGGCACCTCCTTCCTCATGCCCGAGCTGCTCGGCAGCTTCCGCTACGGCTCGGAGGCGGTGACCATCGTCGCCGACGCCACCTCCCCGCGCGGCCTCGGCACCTTCGGCTGGGACGACGAGGGGGTGCCCGCCGAGCGCACCGTGCTCGTCGACCGCGGGCTCTTCACCGGCTACATGTCCTCCCGCGAGACCGCCGCGCTCTTCGACCGGGAGAGCAGCGGCACGATGCGCGCCGACGGCTGGTCGCGGCTGCCGCTGATCCGGATGACGAACATCAACCTCGAGCCGGGCGGGTCGTCACTCGAGGAGATGATCGCCACCACCGAGCACGGCGTGTACCTGGAGACCAACCGGTCCTGGAGCATCGACGACCGCCGCCTCAACTTCCAGTTCGGCTGCCAGAACGGCTGGGAGATCCGCGACGGCCGCCGGGTGCGGCTGGTGCGCAACCCCCTCTACTCGGGCACGACCCCCGAGTTCTGGCGCTCCTGCGACGCCGTCGCCGGCCCCGACGAGTGGCGGATGTGGGGGGTGGTGAACTGCGGCAAGGGCGAGCCGATCCAGGTGATGCACGTCGGCCACGGCGCCGCCCCCTGCCGCTTCCGCGACGTGCGGGTCGGTCCCGCCTGA
- a CDS encoding EAL domain-containing protein, with protein sequence MQRQRDDATWAHRAPWLVGALMRVMGPQPPPTRVTFSRPLVAYVSAVGVVALLVTARLMTRPTDLIGVALVSAAILGMSLVSTRIGSLRMSVSATSFLHLGLAITTGPFGVVAASLAETVAVAVRFRSGWFRSIFNLANSLLCGVTAWATYHALLPIGGPVAVRDGLAGIGAGAAHYAINYGLIAGVLTLATGKPLRVHLRAALSACPYHLMYGYAAVAFVVLRDHFGPWGFTFALAPVAALQLNLMILASRSAAHERERAAADEALRVSERSFRVLFASNPHPMWVVDAVSLGFIAVNDAAVAQYGYSSDEFLTSRLEDITDTRGIVRHWDPSTERDVRRLQQRHRLRGGEVIEVEVSAHATDFEGRDAVLVLAQDITERVRLEEQLRDQALHDPLTRLPNRLLLQDRIDHALARQRRTQRPFALLLLDLDNFKTVNDSLGHAAGDHLLVAVAKRLTDCLRASDSAARLGGDEFAILLEDAGGPDHVAPVAERLVDALRQPFIVEQREIFLGVSIGVAISDASRLSADEMLRDADLAMYAAKAQGRGRHVVFSPRMREAALDRVALEHDLRRAVTAGDLHLVYQPQIDLRSGETVGVEALVRWRHPVLGMVPPDRFIPLAEEAGMIGALDAWVLETACAQTRAWREAGAGGLQVAVNLSGTEFEDAELVDRVAEVLARHDLRPADLELEITERVAVQQERSARQTLDRLRAMGVRIAIDDFGTGYSMLASLRQFPGDKLKIDKSFVQEIVDTQDRAPLVAAIVAMGHGLGLEVVAEGVETEEQLAVLRRLRCDGAQGYLLGRPADPHVVEQRVLAERGAVTA encoded by the coding sequence GTGCAGCGTCAGAGGGATGATGCGACCTGGGCTCACCGTGCCCCGTGGCTGGTCGGCGCCCTGATGCGGGTGATGGGGCCGCAGCCGCCGCCGACCCGGGTGACCTTCAGCCGGCCCCTGGTCGCCTACGTGTCGGCCGTCGGGGTGGTGGCGCTGCTCGTCACCGCCCGGCTGATGACCAGACCCACCGACCTGATCGGGGTCGCCCTGGTGAGCGCCGCCATCCTCGGCATGTCGCTGGTGAGCACCCGGATCGGCTCGCTGCGGATGAGCGTCAGCGCCACCTCCTTCCTCCACCTCGGCCTGGCCATCACCACCGGCCCCTTCGGGGTGGTGGCGGCCTCGCTGGCGGAGACGGTGGCGGTGGCGGTGCGCTTCCGCAGCGGCTGGTTCCGGAGCATCTTCAACCTCGCCAACAGCCTGCTCTGCGGGGTGACGGCGTGGGCCACCTACCACGCCCTGCTCCCGATCGGGGGCCCGGTGGCGGTGCGGGACGGCCTCGCCGGCATCGGCGCCGGGGCGGCCCACTACGCCATCAACTACGGGCTCATCGCCGGGGTGCTGACCCTCGCCACCGGCAAGCCGCTCCGGGTGCACCTGCGCGCCGCGCTCTCCGCCTGCCCGTATCACCTGATGTACGGCTACGCGGCGGTCGCCTTCGTGGTGCTCCGCGACCACTTCGGGCCGTGGGGCTTCACCTTCGCCCTTGCGCCGGTGGCCGCCCTGCAGCTCAACCTGATGATCCTCGCCAGCCGCTCCGCCGCCCACGAGCGCGAGCGCGCCGCCGCCGACGAGGCGCTGCGGGTCAGCGAGCGCAGCTTCCGGGTGCTCTTCGCCTCCAACCCGCACCCGATGTGGGTGGTCGACGCGGTCTCGCTCGGGTTCATCGCCGTCAACGACGCCGCGGTCGCCCAGTACGGCTACTCCAGCGACGAGTTCCTCACCAGCCGGCTCGAGGACATCACCGACACCCGTGGGATCGTGCGCCACTGGGACCCCTCGACCGAGCGCGACGTCCGCCGGCTGCAGCAGCGCCACCGGCTGCGCGGCGGCGAGGTCATCGAGGTGGAGGTGAGCGCCCACGCCACCGACTTCGAGGGCCGCGACGCGGTGCTGGTGCTCGCCCAGGACATCACCGAGCGGGTCCGGCTGGAGGAGCAGCTCCGCGACCAGGCGCTCCACGACCCGCTCACCCGCCTCCCCAACCGCCTGCTGCTCCAGGACCGGATCGACCACGCCCTCGCCCGCCAGCGCCGTACCCAGCGGCCCTTCGCGCTCCTCCTCCTCGACCTCGACAACTTCAAGACCGTCAACGACAGCCTCGGCCACGCCGCCGGCGACCACCTCCTCGTCGCCGTGGCGAAGCGGCTCACCGACTGCCTGCGCGCCTCGGACAGCGCCGCCCGGCTGGGCGGCGACGAGTTCGCCATCCTCCTCGAGGACGCCGGCGGGCCCGACCACGTCGCCCCGGTCGCCGAGCGGCTGGTCGACGCGCTGCGCCAGCCGTTCATCGTCGAGCAGCGGGAGATCTTCCTCGGGGTGAGCATCGGCGTCGCCATCAGCGACGCCAGCCGGCTGAGCGCGGACGAGATGCTCCGCGACGCCGACCTCGCCATGTACGCGGCCAAGGCGCAGGGGCGCGGCCGCCACGTCGTCTTCAGCCCGCGGATGCGCGAGGCGGCGCTCGACCGGGTCGCGCTCGAGCACGACCTCCGCCGCGCGGTCACCGCCGGCGACCTCCACCTCGTCTATCAGCCGCAGATCGACCTGCGCAGCGGCGAGACCGTGGGCGTCGAGGCGCTGGTGCGCTGGCGCCACCCGGTGCTCGGGATGGTGCCCCCGGACCGCTTCATCCCCCTCGCCGAGGAGGCGGGGATGATCGGGGCCCTCGACGCCTGGGTGCTGGAGACCGCCTGCGCCCAGACCCGGGCGTGGCGCGAGGCCGGCGCCGGCGGGCTCCAGGTCGCCGTCAACCTCAGCGGCACCGAGTTCGAGGACGCCGAGCTGGTCGACCGGGTCGCCGAGGTGCTCGCCCGCCACGACCTCCGGCCCGCCGACCTGGAGCTCGAGATCACCGAGCGGGTGGCGGTGCAGCAGGAGCGCTCCGCCCGCCAGACCCTCGACCGGCTGCGGGCGATGGGGGTGCGCATCGCCATCGACGACTTCGGCACCGGCTACTCGATGCTCGCCAGCCTGCGCCAGTTCCCCGGCGACAAGCTGAAGATCGACAAGTCGTTCGTCCAGGAGATCGTCGACACCCAGGACCGCGCCCCGCTGGTCGCGGCGATCGTCGCCATGGGCCACGGGCTCGGCCTGGAGGTGGTCGCCGAGGGGGTGGAGACCGAGGAGCAGCTCGCCGTGCTCCGCCGGCTCCGCTGCGACGGCGCCCAGGGCTACCTGCTCGGCCGTCCCGCCGACCCGCACGTGGTCGAGCAGCGGGTGCTCGCCGAGCGGGGGGCGGTGACCGCCTGA
- a CDS encoding alkaline phosphatase family protein, translating into MVQGLTRREVLAAGLVGGAALGAASLLAHPLIERALAAAPACGRLTDIEHIVILVQENRSFDHCLGTLRGVRGFADPAVPALGDGSGLSILAQPGYPGGVHGGHLYPFRLDSFHNGECTNDINHGWGPQHGYWNGGRLDGFVRGHIAVDGAADGPLTMGYYTRADLPLHHALADAFTVCDRYHCSVLGPTDPNRLYTVAASLDPAGAHGGPVLSTSSTRVERFGTLTHTTMPEQLQARGIGWKVYASPDGNFGDNVLPYFRNILTNPVLAARALVPSFPGTFELDCAAGTLPQVSWVLAPLLQSEHPPAPVELGELAIAQVLNALTGNPALWARTVLLVTYDENGGFFDHVPPPVPPPGTAGEALTVSPLPAGAGGIAGPIGLGFRVPMLVVSPFSRGGFVCSDVFDHTSLLRLIETRFGAEVPNLTAWRRGAVGDLTTALNLAAVDRSVPALPRPSVLDPRITTGSCLVSAPLSLLGGTIPGLGGLTSALVQRYPVTVNSAPPAQEPGVARRPSGPVACAAAGPGA; encoded by the coding sequence ATGGTGCAGGGGCTCACCCGCCGTGAGGTGCTGGCCGCGGGGCTCGTGGGAGGTGCCGCCCTCGGGGCCGCCTCACTGCTCGCCCACCCGCTGATCGAGCGGGCGCTCGCAGCCGCGCCCGCCTGCGGCCGCCTGACCGACATCGAGCACATCGTCATCCTGGTCCAGGAGAACCGCTCCTTCGATCACTGCCTGGGCACGCTGCGCGGGGTGCGTGGGTTCGCCGACCCGGCGGTGCCGGCGCTCGGCGACGGCAGCGGGCTGTCGATCCTCGCCCAGCCCGGCTACCCGGGCGGGGTGCACGGCGGCCATCTGTATCCATTCCGGCTGGACAGCTTCCACAACGGCGAGTGCACCAACGACATCAACCACGGCTGGGGGCCGCAGCACGGCTACTGGAACGGCGGCCGGCTCGACGGCTTCGTGCGCGGGCACATCGCCGTCGACGGCGCCGCCGACGGGCCGCTGACGATGGGCTACTACACCCGCGCCGACCTGCCCCTCCACCACGCGCTCGCCGACGCCTTCACCGTGTGCGACCGCTATCACTGCTCGGTTCTCGGACCCACCGACCCCAACCGCCTCTACACGGTGGCGGCGTCGCTCGACCCGGCAGGCGCCCATGGCGGGCCCGTCCTCAGCACCAGCTCGACCCGGGTCGAGCGCTTCGGCACCCTCACCCACACCACCATGCCCGAGCAGCTGCAGGCGCGGGGCATCGGCTGGAAGGTGTACGCGAGCCCCGACGGCAACTTCGGCGACAACGTGCTGCCGTACTTCCGGAACATCCTCACCAACCCGGTGCTCGCGGCGCGGGCGCTGGTGCCCAGCTTCCCCGGCACCTTCGAGCTCGACTGCGCCGCGGGCACGCTCCCGCAGGTGTCCTGGGTGCTGGCGCCGCTGCTGCAGAGCGAGCATCCGCCGGCGCCGGTCGAGCTCGGCGAGCTCGCCATCGCGCAGGTGCTGAACGCGCTGACGGGCAACCCCGCGCTGTGGGCGAGGACGGTACTTCTGGTCACCTATGACGAGAACGGCGGTTTCTTCGACCACGTGCCACCGCCGGTGCCGCCTCCGGGCACCGCCGGGGAGGCCCTCACCGTGAGCCCGCTCCCGGCCGGCGCCGGCGGCATCGCCGGTCCCATCGGCCTCGGCTTCCGGGTGCCGATGCTGGTGGTCTCGCCCTTCAGCCGCGGCGGCTTCGTCTGCTCCGACGTCTTCGACCACACCTCCCTGCTGCGCCTCATCGAGACCCGCTTCGGCGCCGAGGTGCCCAACCTCACCGCCTGGCGGCGCGGCGCGGTCGGCGACCTCACCACCGCCCTCAACCTCGCCGCCGTCGACCGGTCGGTGCCGGCGCTGCCCCGGCCCTCCGTCCTCGACCCGCGGATCACCACCGGCAGCTGCCTCGTCAGCGCGCCCCTGAGCCTGCTCGGCGGCACCATCCCGGGTCTCGGGGGGCTGACCTCGGCGCTGGTGCAGCGGTACCCGGTGACGGTGAACAGCGCGCCCCCCGCCCAGGAGCCCGGGGTGGCCCGCAGGCCGAGCGGGCCGGTGGCCTGCGCCGCGGCCGGCCCGGGCGCATGA
- a CDS encoding dipeptide ABC transporter ATP-binding protein has protein sequence MTIAPHQTGAASGAGAAGAGVIYQVRDLRKWFPIRSGLLRKAVAYVQAVDGLSFDIRRGETVGLVGESGCGKTTTGRLMLRLLEPTEGSLRFDGEELTTLPYDRMKKLRGEMQIIFQDPYASLNPRLPVGDIIGEGLRNMGVRDRDEREQRVSDMLERVGLRKYYINRYPHEFSGGQRQRIGIARALVLRPRFVVADEPVSALDVSIQSQVLNLLKDLQEELGLTYLFISHNLQVVQHVSDRVGVMYLGKLVELAPAADLYRSPKHPYTQALLSAIPLADPRRRRERILLRGDVPSPIDPPRGCRFHTRCPIAQQVCREVEPVFEPKGDPAHLAACHYSGTSQVEELARKVAI, from the coding sequence ATGACCATCGCCCCCCACCAGACCGGCGCCGCCAGCGGCGCGGGCGCGGCCGGCGCCGGCGTCATCTACCAGGTCCGCGACCTGCGGAAGTGGTTCCCGATCCGCAGCGGGCTGCTCCGCAAGGCGGTGGCCTACGTGCAGGCGGTCGACGGCCTCAGCTTCGACATCCGGCGCGGCGAGACCGTCGGCCTGGTCGGCGAATCGGGCTGCGGCAAGACCACCACCGGCCGGCTGATGCTGCGCCTGCTCGAGCCCACCGAGGGCTCGCTGCGCTTCGATGGCGAGGAGCTCACCACCCTGCCCTACGACCGCATGAAGAAGCTGCGCGGCGAGATGCAGATCATCTTCCAGGACCCCTACGCGTCGCTGAACCCGCGGCTCCCGGTGGGCGACATCATCGGCGAGGGCCTGCGCAACATGGGGGTCCGCGACCGCGACGAGCGCGAGCAGCGGGTCAGCGACATGCTCGAGCGGGTGGGGCTGCGCAAGTACTACATCAACCGCTATCCGCACGAGTTCAGCGGCGGCCAGCGGCAGCGCATCGGCATCGCCCGCGCGCTGGTGCTGCGGCCCCGGTTCGTGGTCGCCGACGAGCCGGTCTCGGCTCTCGACGTCTCCATCCAGTCCCAGGTGCTGAACCTGCTCAAGGACCTGCAGGAGGAGCTCGGGCTCACCTACCTGTTCATCTCCCACAACCTGCAGGTGGTGCAGCACGTCAGCGACCGCGTCGGGGTCATGTACCTGGGCAAGCTGGTCGAGCTCGCCCCCGCCGCCGACCTCTACCGGTCGCCCAAGCACCCCTACACCCAGGCGCTGCTCAGCGCCATCCCGCTGGCCGACCCGCGCCGCAGGCGCGAGCGCATCCTGCTGCGCGGCGACGTGCCCTCGCCGATCGACCCGCCCAGGGGGTGCCGCTTCCACACCCGCTGCCCGATCGCCCAGCAGGTCTGCCGCGAGGTCGAGCCGGTGTTCGAGCCCAAGGGCGACCCCGCCCATCTCGCCGCCTGCCACTACTCCGGCACCAGCCAGGTCGAGGAGCTGGCCCGCAAGGTCGCCATCTAG
- a CDS encoding molybdopterin-dependent oxidoreductase — protein MSPGPEDVLRGRPVGRRLFLALLGAGTAGLALTRFAYAGDDATPGNVATAVPVGSMTPDDREPLEGIHPNIVPPERFRYYSVGDIPSFTERSWRLTVDGAGLDGSMTLRLADLRSFPNVAIRSTFRCVTGWRVRDCIWRGVRVRDLVDANRPNGGARHITFYAGDGVYTDSLTIGQARSDHALLAWELNGRPLIREQGAPLRLIYPDMYGYKNVKWLRRIEVKPVHDLGFWEQRGWDDNAYVYTPPPARG, from the coding sequence ATGAGCCCCGGTCCCGAGGACGTGCTCCGCGGGCGGCCGGTGGGCCGCCGGCTCTTCCTCGCGCTGCTCGGCGCCGGCACCGCCGGGCTCGCCCTCACCCGTTTCGCCTACGCGGGTGACGACGCCACCCCGGGCAATGTCGCCACCGCGGTGCCGGTGGGGTCGATGACCCCCGACGACCGCGAGCCGCTGGAGGGGATCCACCCCAACATCGTCCCGCCGGAGCGCTTCCGCTACTACTCGGTGGGCGACATCCCCAGCTTCACCGAGCGCTCCTGGCGGCTGACCGTCGACGGGGCCGGGCTCGACGGGTCGATGACCCTGCGGCTCGCCGACCTCAGATCCTTTCCCAACGTCGCGATCCGATCCACCTTCCGCTGTGTCACCGGCTGGCGGGTGCGCGACTGCATCTGGCGCGGGGTGCGGGTGCGCGACCTCGTCGACGCCAACCGCCCCAACGGCGGCGCCCGGCACATCACCTTCTACGCCGGCGACGGCGTCTACACCGACAGCCTCACCATCGGGCAGGCGCGCAGCGACCACGCGCTGCTCGCCTGGGAGCTGAACGGGCGCCCGCTGATCCGCGAGCAGGGCGCCCCGCTGCGGCTGATCTATCCCGACATGTACGGCTACAAGAACGTGAAGTGGCTGCGCCGCATCGAGGTGAAGCCGGTGCACGACCTCGGGTTCTGGGAGCAGCGCGGCTGGGACGACAACGCCTACGTCTACACCCCGCCGCCTGCGCGTGGATGA